The Nanoarchaeota archaeon genome includes the window TTGGACTGTGGGGAAGGCATGTCGAATATAGATGCCCATCCATCAATAGATGTTCCTGAATTTGATCTTGGCAGGCTTGACGCGATCATAGTATCTCATGCGCATCTTGACCACTCGGGATTTGTGCCATATCTTTATGAATACGGTTATGAAGGTCCTGTTTATTCGACGCTCCCTACAAGAGACTTGATGACGATGCTTCAGCTTGATTATATAGACATCGCCCAGCGCGAACACGGCCGATCGCCATATAGCTCAAAAGGTATCAAGAATGCCATTAAGCATTCAATAACTTTGGATTACAACGAAGTCTGTGATATAACGCCAGACATGCGGTTGACTTTTCAGAATGCCGGGCATATTCTTGGTTCTGCAATAACGCACCTTCATATAGGTGAAGGGTTTTACAATCTCGTTTATTCAGGCGACATAAAATTCGGCAGGACACACTTGTTTGAGCCGGCTTTTACAAACTTTTCGCGTGTTGAAGGTCTTGTTATAGAAAGCACTTATGGCGCGCAGGGGGATATCGTTCCACAACTGCAGGTTGGCGAACAAAAAATTATCGACATAATAAAGAGGGTTTCGGCAGAGAAAGGCAAGGTGATAATTCCTTCATTTTCCGTTGGAAGATCGCAGGAAATCATGGTAATACTTGCAGAATGCGCGAGAAAGGGCATTCTTGATGTTCCCGTATATCTTGACGGCATGGTTTGGGATGCAACTGCCATACACACAACATATCCCGAATTTTTGTCGCGCGAACTTCAAAAGCAGATATTTCATAACGATATAAACCCATTTGTGGGTGAGCATTTCAAGAAAGTGACCGGCTCGAACGAAAGAAAAGCGGTTATAGAAAGCCCTGAATCAGGCGTTATAATAACGACATCAGGAATGATGACTGGCGGGCCTGTGATGGAATACGTCCGCGAGCTTGGCGACAGCAAAAAGAACACTCTTGTTTTTGTCGGATATCAGGCAGAAGGCACACTTGGCTCAAAAATACAGCGCGGTTTCCGAGATATTCCAATACCTGGAAGTGACGGAAGCATGAAGTCAATGCGACTTGAAATGGATATTCAGACTGTTGAAGGATTTTCAGGGCACTCTGATAGGAACCAGTTGATGAATTTTGTTTCGCATTTGAGGGCGCGTCCAGAAAAAATCATAGTCAATCATGGAGAGGTTTCAAAGTCCTTGAATCTTGCAAGCGCCATTCACAAGACATTCAGGATTGATACAGAAGTTCCAGGAAATATGGATGCGATGAGGCTGAGGTAGTAGAGTTAGGCGCGCGGGAAGGGGCGGACGACCTAGGGGATTTTACATCGATGACTTTACTTTCTTACGCTTGCCAAATACCTTGTAAATCTTCTTTACCATTTTGATTTGCCTCTTTTGGAGGTAAAGTAAATGCCTAATGAAACCATCATCATTCAGTTTTTTAGGGCTGTCTCCAAGCGGGTAAAAAAATATTTTCTCTTTGAATGTCCCTAATTTCTCGGCATCTCTCTTTAAAGTATCCGCTTCCTTTTTTAATGAATAGAACGCTTTCTTTGTTTCTGGTTCGATTTCGATTGTTCTTTCTTTTAAAAATTTAATTTCAATCTCATTTATAGCCTCTTTTGCTTCTTTAGGATGCCACTCTTCAATGTGTGTATAGAAATCGACATATTTTTCTTCTTCTCTCAAATTTCTGTCCAAATGTATTTTTATCTTGCACACTGG containing:
- a CDS encoding beta-CASP ribonuclease aCPSF1, yielding MRWFKMELKELIERLPKAAMITSAGFEGAEVVLYTKSKKFFVESSDEIKALVSEIHKRIDVRPDPEICTEQESAKSKIKELVPKEAAVEKIEFEPEFGKVIIYAQKPGVVIGKAGETLRAIKEQTVWSPEIQRVPLFVSNIVNKAREIVHEEAKYRRKFLTKIGEKIQLKKGAKEGWVRLSFLGGFREVGRSCLFLQTKESRVLLDCGEGMSNIDAHPSIDVPEFDLGRLDAIIVSHAHLDHSGFVPYLYEYGYEGPVYSTLPTRDLMTMLQLDYIDIAQREHGRSPYSSKGIKNAIKHSITLDYNEVCDITPDMRLTFQNAGHILGSAITHLHIGEGFYNLVYSGDIKFGRTHLFEPAFTNFSRVEGLVIESTYGAQGDIVPQLQVGEQKIIDIIKRVSAEKGKVIIPSFSVGRSQEIMVILAECARKGILDVPVYLDGMVWDATAIHTTYPEFLSRELQKQIFHNDINPFVGEHFKKVTGSNERKAVIESPESGVIITTSGMMTGGPVMEYVRELGDSKKNTLVFVGYQAEGTLGSKIQRGFRDIPIPGSDGSMKSMRLEMDIQTVEGFSGHSDRNQLMNFVSHLRARPEKIIVNHGEVSKSLNLASAIHKTFRIDTEVPGNMDAMRLR